From Deinococcus wulumuqiensis R12, one genomic window encodes:
- a CDS encoding ABC transporter permease, giving the protein MKGAAARRWRPVLGPLLGWLAFFALVSAQQGWKAALSRLFPQVSTPVFERETLLALTAQHLQLTGLSMLLVLAAGLTLGLWATRRRGQPFLPLVGNLTTVGQTFPPVAVLFLALPILGFGPRAAILALFAYALLPVTRGVILGLQSVPADVQDAARGLGLSERERLWRLEWPAALPSTLAGIRTALVLTVATATLAPLVGTGGLGVPIIAGLGADNLALILEGAVPVALLALLCDWTLRVLERSLTPWAMQT; this is encoded by the coding sequence GTGAAGGGCGCTGCGGCCCGGCGCTGGCGGCCTGTGCTGGGGCCGCTGCTCGGCTGGCTGGCCTTCTTTGCGCTGGTGTCGGCGCAGCAGGGGTGGAAGGCGGCCCTCTCGCGCCTCTTTCCGCAGGTCAGCACGCCGGTTTTCGAGCGTGAAACCCTGCTGGCGCTGACCGCTCAGCACCTTCAGCTCACCGGCCTGTCCATGCTGCTGGTGCTGGCGGCGGGGCTGACCCTCGGCCTCTGGGCGACCCGGCGGCGCGGGCAGCCCTTCTTGCCGCTGGTGGGCAACCTCACGACGGTGGGCCAGACCTTTCCTCCGGTGGCCGTGCTGTTTCTCGCGTTGCCGATTCTGGGGTTCGGCCCCCGCGCCGCGATTCTGGCGCTGTTCGCCTACGCGCTGTTGCCGGTCACGCGGGGCGTGATTCTGGGCCTTCAGAGTGTGCCCGCAGACGTGCAGGACGCCGCACGCGGCCTGGGCCTGAGCGAACGCGAGCGGCTGTGGCGACTGGAATGGCCCGCCGCGCTGCCCTCCACCCTGGCCGGGATTCGCACCGCGCTGGTGCTCACGGTGGCGACCGCGACCCTGGCCCCACTGGTCGGCACTGGCGGGCTGGGCGTGCCGATCATCGCCGGGCTGGGGGCCGACAACCTCGCCCTGATTCTGGAAGGCGCGGTGCCGGTGGCCCTGCTCGCCCTGCTGTGCGACTGGACCCTGCGGGTGCTGGAGCGCAGCCTGACGCCCTGGGCCATGCAGACCTGA
- a CDS encoding ABC transporter ATP-binding protein, giving the protein MIEFLNVTKSFGGPAILHDISLTVPRGELVILIGPSGCGKSTLLRLVNRLLELTSGDVRVGGVSVLEQDPVALRRRLGYVIQSVGLFPHLTVQENVELVPSISGVAREARAARARELLSLMGLEPGQYAGRYPRQLSGGQQQRVGIARALAADPEYLLMDEPFSALDPVTRAHLQEQFLTLKREIGKTILFVTHDVDEAVRLGDRICVLGAGAVQQYAAPEEVLRRPANDFVASFVGEGRELRRLGLRPVRAVMRPGAGSAEALGTVAADLPADQALSRLLGAGDGVLNVVDAGGAVVGTLRLADFGAA; this is encoded by the coding sequence ATGATTGAATTCCTGAACGTCACCAAAAGTTTCGGCGGCCCCGCCATCCTGCACGACATTTCGCTGACGGTGCCGAGGGGCGAACTCGTCATCCTGATCGGGCCTTCAGGCTGCGGCAAAAGCACGCTGCTGCGGCTGGTCAACCGCCTGCTGGAACTGACCTCGGGCGACGTGCGGGTGGGCGGGGTCAGCGTGCTGGAACAGGACCCGGTGGCGCTGCGGCGGCGGCTGGGGTACGTGATTCAGAGCGTGGGGCTGTTTCCCCACCTGACCGTGCAGGAAAACGTCGAACTCGTGCCCAGCATCAGCGGCGTGGCACGGGAAGCGCGGGCGGCGCGGGCACGCGAGTTGCTTTCGCTGATGGGCCTGGAGCCGGGGCAGTACGCCGGGCGCTATCCCCGGCAGCTTTCGGGCGGACAGCAGCAGCGCGTCGGCATCGCCCGCGCCCTCGCCGCCGACCCCGAATACCTCCTGATGGACGAGCCGTTCTCGGCGCTCGACCCGGTTACCCGCGCCCACCTGCAAGAGCAGTTCCTGACCCTGAAACGTGAAATCGGCAAGACCATCCTCTTCGTCACGCACGACGTGGACGAGGCCGTGCGGCTGGGCGACCGCATCTGCGTGCTGGGAGCGGGGGCCGTGCAGCAGTACGCCGCGCCGGAAGAAGTGCTGCGCCGCCCGGCGAACGACTTCGTGGCGAGCTTCGTGGGCGAGGGCCGCGAGCTGCGCCGCCTCGGTCTGCGCCCGGTTCGCGCGGTGATGCGACCCGGTGCGGGAAGCGCCGAGGCGCTCGGCACGGTGGCGGCAGACCTGCCCGCCGACCAGGCCCTCTCGCGGCTGCTCGGCGCGGGCGACGGCGTGCTGAACGTGGTGGACGCGGGCGGCGCGGTGGTCGGTACCCTGCGGCTGGCCGATTTCGGGGCCGCGTGA
- a CDS encoding ABC transporter permease, with translation MPTPVPALAPRTLVRPVLLLAGVLGLLACAVSWVDFRPNRLVQGEGRTLAALGLPLWWGLPLAWAALLACGWLAARWQRVLAPLLYVATAYGVSHLLGAAATTLVSEDNPFARVSPAAGLWLSVAALYVAGFAVSRVWRPVGLAGALAFVLPPLLGGWNTLGLVQEYRNVADTFWPQLGTHAALSVIALVLAALLGLPLGIAAARSERLAGGVLGFASFLQTVPSVALFGLLLPVFSALGRGVSVGTFLAWAGGALALGLGLTRLRRLAPLGGPVGGLLALLGGQALLLLAGLGLLQVVQGAWLGGDGLSRDAFSPSAPLGAWGVRGIGAAPALLALTLYALLPIVVNTFVGLRGVPSGIPDAARGLGMTPAQVLWRAELPVALPYVFEGLRSALVLTFGIATIAALIGAGGLGFFIQRGVEGNVPDLVLLGALPIVLIALLLSEGLRRLGGWLTPKGLRAGENPV, from the coding sequence CTGGTGCAGGGCGAAGGCCGCACGCTGGCCGCGCTGGGGCTGCCGCTGTGGTGGGGCCTTCCGCTGGCCTGGGCCGCGCTGCTCGCCTGCGGGTGGCTTGCGGCCCGCTGGCAGCGGGTTCTGGCGCCCCTGCTGTACGTGGCGACCGCCTATGGGGTCAGCCACCTGCTCGGCGCGGCGGCCACCACGCTCGTCAGCGAGGACAACCCGTTTGCGCGGGTGTCGCCCGCCGCCGGGCTGTGGCTGAGCGTCGCCGCGCTGTATGTCGCCGGGTTTGCCGTGAGCCGGGTCTGGCGCCCGGTCGGGCTGGCCGGGGCGCTCGCCTTCGTGCTGCCGCCGCTGCTGGGCGGGTGGAACACGCTGGGCCTCGTGCAGGAGTACCGCAACGTGGCCGACACCTTCTGGCCGCAGCTCGGCACCCACGCGGCCCTGAGCGTCATCGCCCTTGTTCTCGCGGCGCTGCTCGGGCTGCCGCTGGGCATCGCGGCGGCGCGCAGCGAACGGCTGGCGGGCGGCGTGCTGGGCTTTGCCAGTTTCCTTCAGACGGTTCCCAGCGTGGCGCTGTTCGGTCTGCTGCTGCCGGTGTTCTCCGCACTGGGCCGGGGCGTGAGCGTGGGCACCTTTCTGGCGTGGGCCGGGGGCGCCCTCGCCCTGGGCCTGGGCCTGACCCGGCTGCGGCGGCTGGCCCCCCTGGGTGGCCCTGTGGGCGGGCTGCTCGCGCTGCTCGGGGGGCAGGCGCTGCTGCTGCTCGCGGGGCTGGGCCTCTTGCAGGTCGTGCAGGGCGCGTGGCTGGGCGGCGACGGCCTGAGCCGGGACGCCTTTTCGCCCTCGGCGCCGCTGGGGGCCTGGGGGGTGCGCGGCATCGGCGCGGCCCCGGCGCTGCTGGCGCTGACGCTCTACGCCCTGCTGCCCATCGTCGTCAACACCTTCGTGGGGCTGCGGGGGGTGCCCTCCGGCATTCCTGACGCGGCGCGCGGCCTGGGCATGACCCCGGCGCAGGTGCTGTGGCGGGCCGAGTTGCCGGTGGCGCTGCCCTACGTTTTCGAGGGCCTGCGCAGCGCCCTGGTCCTGACCTTCGGCATCGCCACCATCGCCGCACTGATCGGGGCGGGTGGGCTGGGGTTTTTCATTCAGCGCGGCGTGGAAGGCAACGTGCCCGACCTCGTGCTGCTCGGCGCCCTGCCCATCGTCCTGATTGCGCTGCTGCTCAGCGAGGGCCTGCGGCGGCTCGGCGGGTGGCTGACCCCGAAAGGACTGCGGGCCGGGGAGAACCCGGTATGA